A stretch of the Bdellovibrio sp. 22V genome encodes the following:
- a CDS encoding DUF4239 domain-containing protein: MQQEFLYSVPLWLIAIVLIGLFVGSAWGAHWWGRISRKKPNASAEAVTEILPTSILGLLALLLGFTFSMAINRYEDRKSLVMKEANALGTTYLRTQMLAPEQGRPLRELLKQYTQHRLVFFDVMKDAQKVTTFNSHSQDLLSQMWQLAVTVTQKDKSPIAGLFVSSLNDVIDLDTERVFASKNHVPEIVYYIIILITLLGLTTLSFVIGYKGQRNSASLFLAVLFAFVIIMIQDLDRPGRGLIQVGEQSLIDLSKSMN, translated from the coding sequence ATGCAACAGGAGTTTCTCTATAGCGTTCCTCTGTGGCTTATCGCGATTGTATTGATAGGTCTTTTTGTGGGATCGGCGTGGGGTGCTCACTGGTGGGGTCGCATCTCCCGAAAAAAACCAAATGCGTCGGCAGAAGCGGTGACGGAAATTCTGCCGACAAGTATTTTAGGTCTGTTGGCTCTTCTTCTGGGTTTCACATTTTCGATGGCGATCAATCGCTACGAAGATCGCAAGTCACTCGTTATGAAAGAGGCGAATGCTCTGGGGACGACTTATTTGCGCACGCAAATGCTGGCGCCGGAACAAGGACGACCTTTGCGAGAACTTTTAAAACAGTACACCCAGCATCGCTTGGTCTTTTTTGACGTCATGAAAGATGCTCAGAAGGTGACCACCTTTAATTCACACTCCCAGGATCTTCTGAGCCAAATGTGGCAGCTGGCCGTGACTGTCACACAAAAAGACAAGTCACCGATTGCGGGGCTGTTCGTAAGCTCATTAAATGATGTCATTGATTTGGATACAGAAAGAGTCTTCGCTTCGAAAAATCACGTTCCTGAAATCGTGTACTATATCATTATTCTGATTACTCTGTTGGGTCTCACGACGTTGAGTTTTGTCATAGGTTATAAAGGGCAAAGAAATTCGGCGTCCTTATTTCTCGCAGTACTTTTTGCCTTCGTTATTATCATGATTCAAGATTTAGATCGCCCGGGCCGAGGGCTCATTCAAGTGGGCGAACAAAGTCTCATCGATCTGTCTAAAAGCATGAACTAA
- a CDS encoding L,D-transpeptidase, whose translation MKKIVLSFVLFVSFLSSAYATEGEYTPMDDIMAPDEIAEELGLPRTEADDISVLNVEDVANTEAVDLLRSFPIVIIINKKARGPGSQRMRVYQNGYLTHEWAVSTGRERWERARSGRTYFSVTPVGYFYPRELVRDHWSHTWQTSMEYSVFFNGGIATHATTPSHYKELGSRASGGCVRLQKEHAQYLYTRIKEEGRGLVPLVKRNGMISRDRYGRAMRAVKWRTLIVVEDR comes from the coding sequence ATGAAAAAAATAGTTCTGTCCTTTGTTCTTTTCGTATCATTTCTTTCATCCGCTTATGCAACTGAGGGCGAATACACGCCCATGGATGATATTATGGCGCCTGATGAAATCGCCGAGGAATTGGGCTTACCAAGAACCGAGGCGGACGATATCAGCGTTCTTAACGTGGAAGACGTCGCCAATACCGAAGCGGTAGACCTTTTACGTTCTTTTCCAATTGTGATTATTATCAATAAAAAAGCCCGGGGCCCTGGATCCCAAAGAATGCGGGTTTATCAAAATGGATATCTGACACATGAGTGGGCGGTTTCGACAGGACGTGAAAGATGGGAGCGTGCGCGCAGTGGGCGTACATACTTTTCCGTTACCCCTGTCGGATACTTCTATCCGCGCGAGTTAGTGCGCGATCACTGGTCGCATACATGGCAAACATCAATGGAGTACAGTGTGTTTTTTAACGGCGGAATTGCTACGCATGCAACAACACCCAGCCACTATAAAGAGCTAGGTTCCCGCGCTTCGGGGGGCTGTGTTCGATTGCAAAAAGAGCACGCGCAGTATTTATACACGCGTATCAAAGAAGAGGGACGAGGCCTTGTGCCACTTGTAAAACGCAACGGAATGATTTCACGGGACCGTTACGGACGCGCGATGCGCGCTGTGAAATGGCGAACCTTGATTGTCGTAGAAGACAGATAA
- a CDS encoding cation:proton antiporter, which yields MKFVAWLVLGLLLGPTFIDVPYPSIFQSLSQIAGGIFLFFAGWELRFLNMRKDLRFYGILLAGSFVIPWLAGYFLLGRNLFLALAMAISALPVSIQILKEKNLFHTDVGRRTITLASICDVIAWLLFLFLLPKNDVASWIVSHWIVLAFFVGLLVGRWKPLKDDSLVLKLQLWLLAPLFFVGLGWKLNIAQDFSFLVFIEFFAVAVVAKGAGSYLFSRWAGKSHRDSLNMAALLNARGAMEILAAHYAYRSDLISASQFAALVLIGVGTAALAVPLVRKV from the coding sequence GTGAAGTTTGTCGCGTGGCTCGTTCTCGGCCTTCTTTTAGGTCCCACCTTCATCGATGTACCTTACCCTTCGATATTCCAATCCCTTTCGCAAATCGCGGGTGGTATTTTTCTTTTTTTCGCGGGCTGGGAACTGCGTTTTCTAAACATGCGCAAAGATCTTCGCTTTTACGGAATTCTTTTGGCGGGGAGTTTTGTAATCCCCTGGCTGGCGGGATATTTTTTGTTAGGCCGGAATTTATTCTTAGCGCTGGCAATGGCGATCTCTGCTTTGCCGGTCTCCATTCAAATCTTAAAAGAAAAGAATTTATTCCACACGGATGTGGGTCGGCGTACGATCACGCTTGCGAGTATTTGTGATGTCATCGCCTGGTTGTTGTTTCTTTTTCTTTTGCCGAAAAACGATGTAGCCTCTTGGATTGTCAGTCACTGGATCGTCTTGGCTTTTTTCGTGGGATTGTTGGTGGGGCGGTGGAAGCCTTTGAAAGACGATTCGTTGGTTCTGAAACTTCAGCTGTGGTTGCTGGCACCGCTATTTTTCGTCGGCTTGGGATGGAAGCTCAATATTGCGCAGGATTTTTCGTTTCTTGTGTTTATCGAATTTTTTGCAGTGGCGGTTGTCGCAAAGGGGGCGGGCTCGTATCTTTTTTCTCGTTGGGCGGGAAAGTCGCATCGTGATTCCCTGAATATGGCGGCTCTTTTGAATGCCCGCGGAGCTATGGAGATATTGGCTGCTCACTATGCGTATCGTAGCGATCTTATTAGTGCTTCGCAGTTTGCAGCTTTGGTTTTAATTGGTGTGGGGACGGCGGCTTTGGCTGTGCCTCTTGTTCGCAAAGTTTAA
- the purF gene encoding amidophosphoribosyltransferase, with amino-acid sequence MCGVVGLIGEPKAGQKLYPALFALQHRGQDAAGILSYDFEKSQFHLEKDLGLVEDVFTDERQQRLKGSMALGHTRYSTIGTVDKEDLQPLFLSYPYGIGMIHNGNVTNYDEVVDYLRHRKLRWTFSRNDLEILLHMTAVGLAARKETGSLSENLAASIKELLTHVQGAYSAIGMLADQGMFAFCDANGIRPLLIGRKKNGANYSYCFASEKQVFFGLGYEYWRDMRAGELVLVDKDLQLHSFVLSEKKPKPCMFEWIYFAGSETEWHGRPVYEVRLKLGQILAEECLAQGLDVDVVAPVPDTSRAAACRLAEVLEKPYREVLIKNRYVQRSFIVNQPELRKMMVNLKLSPVESEIRGKKILLVDDSIVRGTTSARIIRLLREAGAEKVYLASTCPPIRHPCFYGIDFPDGESLVAFKKSEADVAKVLEVDGLVYLPLSRLKEGLGLNDFCSACLDGDYPVPVSSENFLKTRHQNIGGDGKSEVPL; translated from the coding sequence ATGTGTGGCGTCGTTGGATTGATTGGCGAACCCAAGGCGGGGCAGAAACTATATCCGGCTCTTTTCGCTCTTCAACATCGCGGGCAGGATGCAGCGGGAATTTTAAGTTATGACTTTGAAAAGTCCCAATTCCATTTAGAAAAAGATCTGGGACTTGTTGAGGACGTCTTCACGGACGAAAGACAGCAACGCCTTAAAGGCTCCATGGCATTAGGGCACACACGTTATTCCACGATCGGAACCGTGGATAAAGAGGATTTGCAGCCGCTGTTTCTGAGTTATCCCTACGGAATCGGGATGATTCATAATGGAAACGTTACCAATTACGATGAAGTTGTCGATTATCTTCGTCATCGTAAACTGCGTTGGACTTTCAGTCGCAATGATCTGGAAATTCTTTTGCACATGACGGCTGTGGGCTTGGCCGCGCGCAAAGAAACGGGTTCCCTTTCCGAGAATCTGGCGGCATCTATTAAAGAACTTCTTACGCACGTTCAAGGTGCTTATAGTGCGATCGGAATGTTGGCCGATCAGGGCATGTTTGCTTTCTGTGACGCCAACGGGATTCGTCCTCTTTTAATAGGTCGTAAAAAGAACGGGGCAAATTATAGTTACTGTTTCGCCTCTGAAAAACAGGTGTTTTTCGGTCTTGGTTATGAATACTGGCGGGACATGCGTGCGGGGGAACTCGTTCTTGTCGACAAAGATTTGCAGCTGCATTCTTTCGTTCTAAGTGAAAAAAAACCGAAGCCTTGCATGTTTGAGTGGATTTATTTTGCAGGGTCTGAAACGGAATGGCACGGCCGTCCCGTCTATGAAGTGCGTTTGAAACTGGGACAAATTTTGGCGGAGGAATGCTTAGCGCAAGGTTTGGATGTCGATGTCGTGGCTCCGGTGCCTGATACGTCCCGGGCCGCAGCTTGTCGCTTGGCGGAAGTGCTGGAAAAACCTTATCGCGAAGTTTTAATAAAAAATCGTTACGTGCAAAGAAGTTTTATCGTCAATCAACCCGAGCTGCGCAAAATGATGGTGAACTTAAAACTTTCACCTGTGGAAAGTGAAATCCGTGGCAAAAAAATTCTGCTTGTCGACGACAGCATCGTACGAGGAACTACTTCCGCGCGTATCATCCGTCTGCTGCGCGAGGCGGGAGCTGAAAAAGTTTATTTGGCCAGTACGTGTCCTCCCATTCGTCATCCTTGTTTTTACGGCATTGATTTCCCTGACGGAGAGTCTTTAGTTGCTTTCAAAAAAAGCGAGGCCGACGTGGCGAAAGTATTGGAAGTGGACGGTCTGGTTTATTTGCCCTTGTCGCGACTGAAAGAAGGCTTGGGACTTAATGATTTTTGCAGTGCTTGTTTAGACGGTGATTATCCGGTGCCTGTTTCAAGCGAAAACTTTTTGAAGACACGGCATCAAAATATTGGCGGCGATGGAAAAAGTGAGGTGCCACTATGA
- a CDS encoding AIR carboxylase family protein, translating to MKIQVMFGSPSDERVYGPLCRSLEKCGDVKMEVASAHRHPDKVREIVQTCGADVFVAGAGLAAHLPGVVASLTTKPVFGVAVNGAFAGLDSFLSIVQMPKGVPVMAVTEENASTIADLLLRWKSLPADKIYLHWNRNLETYSPIQKAIEDIQNQSGVKVIWSEPRDSQCLGEIVSPWELPRMTGLNLFLCEKEQLTSSNLALDFFAKARHGGAWVGANNIGNFVEQWKKLVSLGGRP from the coding sequence ATGAAAATTCAAGTGATGTTCGGTAGTCCAAGCGACGAAAGAGTTTACGGGCCGCTTTGCCGGTCTTTGGAAAAATGTGGCGACGTCAAAATGGAAGTGGCCTCGGCACATCGTCATCCCGATAAAGTTCGCGAGATCGTACAAACCTGCGGAGCCGACGTTTTTGTCGCGGGAGCCGGGCTCGCGGCGCACCTTCCGGGTGTTGTGGCTTCTTTAACGACGAAGCCGGTTTTTGGCGTGGCTGTTAACGGCGCATTTGCGGGGCTGGATTCCTTTTTGTCGATCGTACAAATGCCTAAAGGGGTTCCGGTGATGGCTGTGACGGAAGAAAATGCTTCGACCATTGCAGATCTGCTTTTGCGTTGGAAGTCGCTTCCAGCCGATAAAATCTATTTGCATTGGAATAGAAATCTAGAAACGTATTCGCCGATTCAAAAAGCGATTGAAGACATTCAGAACCAAAGCGGTGTGAAGGTTATTTGGAGCGAGCCACGCGACTCTCAATGCCTGGGTGAAATCGTCAGTCCTTGGGAACTGCCGCGGATGACAGGTTTGAATTTATTCCTCTGTGAGAAAGAGCAGCTTACAAGTTCTAACCTTGCTTTGGACTTTTTCGCAAAAGCGCGACACGGCGGAGCTTGGGTCGGTGCCAACAATATCGGAAATTTTGTCGAGCAATGGAAAAAGCTCGTTTCATTGGGAGGAAGACCATGA